The window GGCACGAAGATCTCGGCGAAGGGCTTCGGGAAGGACCGACGGCTGCCCATCACGAACGGGTGGCGGGAGTCGATCTGACGAGGCCTTCTCGGGCCGGCGCTCAGGGCGTATCGACCGCCCGGCGGGCCGTGTTGATCACCTTGTGGGAGTCCGGGCCGCGCAGGGCGGACTCCCACAGCGTGTCCCACACGCGCTGATACGTGGCGATCGTGTCGGTGTCGTCGAGCCACAGCTCGGCGTGCCAGTCCTCCACGACCACGCGGCGATCGTCGTAGATCCAGAAGCTGTTGCCCGCGTAGATCTTCAAGGGGGCCGCGAACGGGACGATCCCCAGTTCCACCGTGTCCAGTCCGATGACGCTCGTGAGCCGGTCGAGCTGGGCGGCGAGGGCGGGTGGTGGGCACACCCGGGAGTAGAGAGCCGCCTCCCACATCATGATCCGGTACTTCCTGCCCGGCTCGTAGAGACCCTCCTGCCGTCGGATCCGGGCCCGTACCGCCTCCTCGGTGTCCCGGGGGGACCGCATCAGGTCGGCATGCCGGATGAAGACGTGCCGGGCGTAGTCCGCCGTCTGGACCATGCCGGGGACGAGGTTGTTCTCCCAGATGGTCAGCACGCGGGTGCGGTCGTGCTCGGCCGTGATGGCGTCCTGCACGGGCTTGTGCCCGGACGCCAACTGCCGCCGCCAGGAGCGGATGTGCGACTCGAAGCCGCGCAACCGGGCGAGCAGACCGTCGTACGCCCCCGGGTGGCCCGCCGCTTCGGCCCAGGCCCTGAGTTCCTCGGCGGTGGCCGTCTGCCTGCCGTTCTCCAGTTTGCTGACCTTGGACCTGGTCCACCCAGGACCGAGCCGCTCCACCAGCTGGGCACCGGTGAGCCGGCCGTCAGGGCATGTGAGTCTCAGCTCCCGCAGCTGTACTCCGAGAGCCTCACGGGCCTGCTGATAGTCGGTACCGAAGCTCACTTCACATCCGGTCGGGTTTGAATCGGTCGTACGGAATCGCGTAGTGCCAGGCGGCGTCCCGCGCTTGGCAGTAGCGGTTCACGGCGGCCGGCTCGGTGATGAGCTCGGCGCCGGTCAGGTTGTCCTCGCCGTCGAAGACGAGCCGGGCGACCAATCGCGAGTCGAAGATCCAGAAGTCCTCGACAGGCAGTCGCAGCCGCTCGGCCTCCGTGCGGGACAGGTTACGGATGTCCTCACCGACGGCGCAGTTCCGCACGGCGTTGTCGAGCAGGTAGAGCTGCCCCTGCGTGGCGGGGGAGTCGACGAGGCGCACGCGTTCGAAGCGCTTGCCCTGTTCGGTCTGCGTCCTGACGTTGCGGCACCAGGCGTCGTCGTAGTCCCATCGCACCGTTTCTCCGGCCGCGAACTGAGCCCAGGTCTCCGTGTCCTCGTCACTCGCGTACCGGCGCCGGGACTCCAGGCGCCAGGCGGTGTGCTCGAAGGTCTCGAAGAGCCGGCCGAACTGGTCGTCGGCGTTGATGAACCGAGGGGTGTCGTCACGCGGGCCGAAGTCGACGAGCGTGTTGCGCGGTACGACGACGGCGACCTCTCCCTCGTCGAAGTGCCTGAGCTGGTCGAGATCCTCGGGGTCGGTGAGCGGCGGGCCGTGGACGATGACCTCACCTGACTCGAGATCTTCGTGCACGCCGGGGCAACCGCCGCCCCCCGAGCCTGTCCCGTTGAACCGAAGCCGTCGCATGGTGTCCTCCGTGTGAGCCGCTGGCTGAAGCAGCCTCCCCGGTCCCAACGTCGCGAATGCGCTGGTGCGTTGCCCTGTGTCAGAAACATCGTGCAACAAGGGCGGCCAGTCAAGAAACATCGAGAAATCAGCGAGGTATGGAGCAACTCGTTGCCTCTACCGTCGCGGTCATGGTCACGAGAGACACAGAGAAGGCCATCGACCCGTACGCGGCGGTCGAGTCGTTGAGAACGGCTTTGGGGGACGTCGGAGTCCGCTTCCCTTCGCTCGGGGTGGACCTGGGGTCACCTGAACTCAAGCTGATCGAACTCGGACGCATCGGCGCCGCTGTGGCGCTGCGGCTTGCGGACGTGCTGCGGGCAGGGGGTGGAGTGTCGGCCGGCGTGGATCTCCGCGTCGATGCGATGGTCGTCGACACGCACGGCGACCGGCTCGGCTTCGTAGCCGGATTTGAGGGCCCATGCGTCCGGATCCGGCCGGTCGCGGGTGGGCGAGGCTGGGATGCCGACCCGGTTCGTGTTCGCCCCGCCACGGAAGCCGAGCGGCTCGCGGCTCTGGGGGAACGCAACCACGCGCTCAATCTGGCCAGCGGCAGGAGATGGCTCGGATGAGCGCGACCGCGGCCGACATCTCGTTGTACTCGCCCGTGTGCACCCTCGCGCAACAGCGACGTCACCAGGGCCTCCACCGCGAGTGCCGTCAGACCGGCCCGTTCGAGCTGCGGAAGAACCTGCCGGCACTGTAAGGGCAGGTCAGGGCGGGCTCTCCCGCTGATACGGCGGATGAGGCCGACGGTCGTGGACCGTCGGCCTCGTGCCATCTCACTTCCCGTGCACGGGGCCCGTCACCTCCGATACCGCCCCGCCACTGCCGCGAAGGCGGCCTTGGGTTCCCATTCCATGTCGGGGTAGGTCTGCCCCCGGCGCCCTTCGAGGAGTTTGACGATGCCCAGGCCGGCCCGGTCCAAGTCGTCCCTGGGGTCGCCGTCGGGGCGGTGCGGGTAGCCGGGCAGGGCGAACAGGAACACGAACGCGCTGTCCACGCCCTCGGTCTCGAAGATCTCCAGCAGTTCGCTCAGATATGCGGCCTGGCCGGCCTCGTCACGCTCGTATGTGCCGTTCAGCCGTACCGGGGCCCTGGTCTCCGGGTCGTGCTCGACCACTTCCAGCACCCGTCCACCGCGGTCTCCCGCGCCGCGATAGGCCGCGGTGCCGAACCCGGTGATGGCGAGCGGCTTCGGGCCTTGGGCCAGGGTGCGCACCGCGTCCCGGAACCGGTCGGCGACCTCGGCGGAGCGGATCAGCTCGAACGTCACGATGTCGAAGGGAGTCCAGTCGACCTGCTCGAACTGGATCGATGCGTAGGTGAGTTTGCCCTGGAAGCGCTCGCGGACCGTGGCCGCGGCATCGCGGAGGAAGGCGTTGACGCGCACGCCGAGCTCGCGCATCCCCTCGGCCCGCTGCTCGGGTCGGCTCA of the Streptomyces koelreuteriae genome contains:
- a CDS encoding helix-turn-helix domain-containing protein; translation: MSFGTDYQQAREALGVQLRELRLTCPDGRLTGAQLVERLGPGWTRSKVSKLENGRQTATAEELRAWAEAAGHPGAYDGLLARLRGFESHIRSWRRQLASGHKPVQDAITAEHDRTRVLTIWENNLVPGMVQTADYARHVFIRHADLMRSPRDTEEAVRARIRRQEGLYEPGRKYRIMMWEAALYSRVCPPPALAAQLDRLTSVIGLDTVELGIVPFAAPLKIYAGNSFWIYDDRRVVVEDWHAELWLDDTDTIATYQRVWDTLWESALRGPDSHKVINTARRAVDTP
- a CDS encoding DUF6879 family protein, with protein sequence MRRLRFNGTGSGGGGCPGVHEDLESGEVIVHGPPLTDPEDLDQLRHFDEGEVAVVVPRNTLVDFGPRDDTPRFINADDQFGRLFETFEHTAWRLESRRRYASDEDTETWAQFAAGETVRWDYDDAWCRNVRTQTEQGKRFERVRLVDSPATQGQLYLLDNAVRNCAVGEDIRNLSRTEAERLRLPVEDFWIFDSRLVARLVFDGEDNLTGAELITEPAAVNRYCQARDAAWHYAIPYDRFKPDRM